A region of the Hyalangium ruber genome:
TCTCCAGGTGCAGCGGCGTCACCGACACGCGCTTGTCCAGGTGGACAGCGTTGCAGTCGCTGCCGGGGATGTCCTCGTGCTCGTACTCGCTGCCACCGATCCAGTAGTACTTGCGGCCGCGCGGGTCGACGTTCTCCACCACGGCATAGCCGTACGAGTGCCGCCCGAGCCGGGTGACGACATAGCCGTCCGGCTCCACGCCTCCGGGGATGTTCACGTTGAGGAGCATCCGGGGAGGCAGGGGCTGGGACAGCGCCGCGGCCACGATGGAGCGGGCGAAGCGCGCCGCCGGGCCGAAGTCGAACGGCGCGCGCGAGGCAAGGCTGAAGGCGATGGCGGGCACCCCGAGCAGGGCTCCCTCCATCGCCGCGGCCACCGTCCCCGAGTAGGTGACGTCGTCGGCCAGATTCGCGCCGTGATTGATGCCAGAGACCATGAGCTGGGGGCGATCATCCTTGAGGAGGTGGTTGATCGCCAGATAAGCGCTGTCGGTCGGCGTCCCATCGACGGAGTACCAGCGCTCACGGATCTGCTGGATGCGCAGGGGGCGGTGCAGGGAGATGGCGTGCGAGGCCGCGCTCTGCTCGCGGTCCGGGGCCACCACCCACACCTCTCCCAGGGGGCTGACGGCATCCACCAGCGCCTGCAGTCCCTGAGAGAAGTACCCGTCGTCGTTGGAGACGAGGATGCGGGGGCGTCGTGCTTCAGTCACGGCGCCTCACTTCACCTGAGTGGCCTTGATGGCCGTGCGGCCGGCGTAGCGCGCGCCGGCTCCCAGTTCCTGCTCGATGCGCAGGAGCTGGTTGTACTTGGCCACGCGGTCCGAGCGGGACGCCGAGCCCGTCTTGATCTGTCCGCAGTCGAGCGCCACCGCCAGGTCGGCGATGGTGGTGTCCTCGGTCTCACCCGAGCGGTGGCTCATGATGGAGGTGTAGCCGGCGCGGTGCGCCATGCGCACGGCGTCGAAGGTCTCCGTGAGCGAGCCGATCTGGTTCACCTTCACCAGGATGGAGTTGGCCGTGCCGCCCTGGATGCCCCGGCTGAGGCGCTCCACGTTGGTGACGAAGAGGTCGTCGCCCACCAGCTGGATCTTCTTGCCCAGCGCGTCGGTGAGCCCCTTCCAGCCCTCCCAGTCGTCCTCGGCCATGCCGTCCTCGATGGAGACGATGGGGTAGCGCTCACACAGGCCGCGGTAGTAGTCGATGATGCCCTGCGAGTCGTACTCCTTGCCCTCGCCCTTGAGGCGGTACTTCTTGCTGCCCTTGTCGAAGAACTCGCTCGCGGCCACATCCAGCGCCAGGTACAGCTGCTCGCCCGCCTTGAATCCGGCCGCGCCAATGGCCTCCATGATGAGCTTGAGGGCCTCCTCATTGGCCGGCAGGTCCGGGGCGTAGCCGCCCTCGTCGCCCACGCCGGTGGCGAACTTGCGGGCCTTGAGGATCTTCTTCAGCGCGTGGAACACCTCGGCGCCCCAGCGCACGCCCTCGGCGAAGGAGCTGGCGCCCGCGGGCACCACCATGAACTCCTGCACGTCCACGCGCGTGTCCGCGTGCGCGCCGCCGTTGAGGATGTTCATCAGCGGCACCGGCAGGGTGCGCGCCTGCAGGCCGCCCACGTAGCGGTAGAGCGGCA
Encoded here:
- the surE gene encoding 5'/3'-nucleotidase SurE → MTEARRPRILVSNDDGYFSQGLQALVDAVSPLGEVWVVAPDREQSAASHAISLHRPLRIQQIRERWYSVDGTPTDSAYLAINHLLKDDRPQLMVSGINHGANLADDVTYSGTVAAAMEGALLGVPAIAFSLASRAPFDFGPAARFARSIVAAALSQPLPPRMLLNVNIPGGVEPDGYVVTRLGRHSYGYAVVENVDPRGRKYYWIGGSEYEHEDIPGSDCNAVHLDKRVSVTPLHLEMTDHSRIPQLAGWAIEGFRRHEVKGG
- the eno gene encoding phosphopyruvate hydratase yields the protein MTEISQVLAREVLDSRGNPTVEAEVHLAGGARGRAAVPSGASTGEHEVLELRDNDKARYLGKGVRKAVANVMESIAPELMGMDATDQFSVDMRMRELDGTPNKGKLGANSILAVSMATARAAADAFNMPLYRYVGGLQARTLPVPLMNILNGGAHADTRVDVQEFMVVPAGASSFAEGVRWGAEVFHALKKILKARKFATGVGDEGGYAPDLPANEEALKLIMEAIGAAGFKAGEQLYLALDVAASEFFDKGSKKYRLKGEGKEYDSQGIIDYYRGLCERYPIVSIEDGMAEDDWEGWKGLTDALGKKIQLVGDDLFVTNVERLSRGIQGGTANSILVKVNQIGSLTETFDAVRMAHRAGYTSIMSHRSGETEDTTIADLAVALDCGQIKTGSASRSDRVAKYNQLLRIEQELGAGARYAGRTAIKATQVK